From one Pontibacillus sp. HMF3514 genomic stretch:
- a CDS encoding YrrS family protein, whose translation MYDRNSRYDRYEKRRKNTKLMTVLGIAGGLLAIILLAIIILPFGDNNAQQPADGEQPPVSENGDDSAADQGEQDSTSNDDRASENSDEESSESNNETDKEASDKSDDAESDETTTQESDDENVIEIIQKDWDPVGTKQEGNHVATYDMDSQDWAEMEKAVRLGADLQEGNSIIWHIGNGGSPQKAIGTITNKAQTETYRVYIQWVEDKGWKPTKVEVLKENDKKKLYQDNDENEQQDDEE comes from the coding sequence ATGTACGATCGCAATTCAAGATATGACCGTTATGAAAAACGACGTAAAAACACTAAATTAATGACCGTATTAGGTATTGCAGGAGGGCTTTTGGCGATTATTTTGCTTGCCATTATAATTTTGCCTTTTGGTGATAATAATGCCCAACAACCAGCAGATGGTGAACAACCTCCCGTTTCTGAAAATGGGGATGACTCAGCTGCAGATCAAGGCGAACAAGATTCAACATCGAATGACGATCGTGCTTCAGAGAATTCTGATGAAGAGTCCTCAGAGTCAAACAATGAAACTGATAAAGAAGCATCCGACAAGTCTGATGATGCTGAATCAGATGAAACGACGACTCAAGAATCCGATGATGAAAATGTAATTGAGATTATACAAAAAGATTGGGATCCTGTAGGCACAAAACAGGAAGGAAATCATGTTGCAACCTATGATATGGACTCCCAAGACTGGGCAGAGATGGAGAAAGCTGTTCGCCTCGGAGCTGATTTGCAAGAGGGGAATTCTATTATTTGGCATATTGGAAATGGCGGTAGCCCTCAAAAAGCAATTGGAACCATAACGAATAAAGCACAAACGGAAACCTATCGTGTTTACATTCAGTGGGTAGAAGATAAAGGGTGGAAACCAACCAAGGTTGAAGTCTTGAAGGAAAATGATAAAAAGAAACTCTATCAGGACAATGATGAAAATGAACAACAAGATGATGAAGAATAG
- a CDS encoding KTSC domain-containing protein, producing the protein MQTTLFDQRKWNLKTFDKIGYDHDEKRLYIFYLNGFIVEFSYIEEGIVFQFIVSLKKESFVKDTLYRYFPNRVIYKEASLSS; encoded by the coding sequence GTGCAAACTACTCTATTTGACCAAAGAAAGTGGAATTTAAAAACGTTTGATAAAATTGGCTACGACCATGATGAGAAACGTTTATATATTTTTTACTTAAACGGATTTATCGTGGAGTTTTCATATATTGAAGAAGGAATCGTATTCCAATTCATTGTATCTCTGAAAAAAGAGAGTTTTGTAAAAGATACATTATATCGATATTTCCCTAACCGTGTTATCTATAAAGAGGCTTCTCTTTCAAGTTAA
- the mtnN gene encoding 5'-methylthioadenosine/S-adenosylhomocysteine nucleosidase, whose product MLIGIIGAMDEEVELLKTWMAVEHSETIASCTFYKGQLEGHDVVLLKSGIGKVNAALATSILHERYQPTHVINTGSAGGFAVDLNVGDLVISSEVRHHDVDVTAFQYEYGQVPNMPASYIPDEKLVEVAEKAAEEITDIQTVRGLIATGDAFMQDAARVDFVRGHFPAMKAAEMEAAAIAQVCHHYGTPFVIIRSLSDIAGQESNVSFEQYLETAGKNAATLIQKMIRSL is encoded by the coding sequence ATGTTAATCGGAATAATCGGAGCAATGGATGAAGAAGTAGAATTATTAAAGACATGGATGGCAGTAGAACATTCAGAAACCATAGCAAGCTGTACATTTTATAAAGGTCAACTAGAAGGACATGATGTCGTACTATTGAAATCGGGCATTGGAAAAGTGAATGCAGCCTTAGCAACGAGTATTTTACATGAACGTTATCAGCCTACTCATGTTATCAATACTGGTTCAGCTGGTGGCTTCGCTGTTGATCTTAACGTAGGAGATCTTGTCATATCCTCAGAAGTACGTCACCATGATGTGGACGTAACAGCTTTCCAATATGAGTATGGACAGGTTCCTAATATGCCAGCTTCCTATATCCCTGATGAGAAGCTTGTAGAGGTTGCTGAAAAAGCAGCTGAAGAAATTACAGATATCCAAACTGTAAGAGGTCTTATTGCAACTGGAGATGCCTTTATGCAAGATGCAGCACGAGTTGATTTTGTTCGCGGTCATTTTCCAGCAATGAAAGCAGCAGAAATGGAAGCAGCAGCAATCGCACAAGTTTGTCATCACTATGGAACTCCATTTGTGATTATTCGCTCACTATCTGATATTGCCGGTCAGGAATCAAATGTATCCTTTGAACAATATCTAGAAACAGCGGGTAAAAATGCAGCGACACTTATACAGAAAATGATTCGTTCTTTATAA